One genomic window of Elaeis guineensis isolate ETL-2024a chromosome 2, EG11, whole genome shotgun sequence includes the following:
- the LOC105043076 gene encoding uncharacterized protein: MLTETNDSLFTAASVDSSYSMIDHDPLEEDDDWVVVKKQRITILIPPPSPEQPQTEIPESNHIQTKSRRNVRRSSNIQKRRHQKPSKDGSKKPAVIPLDNKVSVDDQPKNAAVTPSDKRIQSACIRMKPRKSVHNLIAPLENRMLVNGSGHISGTPLLHQLSLVRFPDGNVAVPKKTRIIRRSRTIGGAPRLPVGALRVVNQRMRALNLERELKGFGGLRNWLVSQGLDRFIRIFEREKLGVYQLVNLTMSKLKDMGADAVGPRRKLIHALDRLCQPYYFKAL, from the coding sequence ATGTTAACTGAAACGAATGATTCCCTCTTCACAGCTGCCTCAGTCGACTCATCTTACTCCATGATTGACCATGATCCATTGGAAGAAGATGACGATTGGGTGGTAGTTAAAAAGCAAAGAATCACCATTCTGATTCCTCCTCCATCACCTGAACAGCCTCAAACTGAAATTCCAGAGAGTAACCACATCCAAACAAAGTCAAGGAGAAATGTTAGGAGAAGCTCAAATATTCAAAAGAGAAGGCATCAGAAGCCATCCAAAGATGGATCCAAGAAACCTGCTGTCATCCCTTTGGACAACAAAGTTTCAGTTGATGATCAGCCCAAGAATGCTGCTGTAACCCCTTCTGACAAGAGAATTCAGAGTGCTTGCATCAGAATGAAACCTCGAAAATCTGTTCACAACCTTATTGCTCCACTTGAAAATCGAATGCTGGTTAATGGTTCTGGTCATATTTCTGGAACGCCATTGTTGCATCAGCTGTCGTTAGTTCGTTTTCCTGATGGAAATGTTGCAGTCCCCAAGAAGACAAGAATAATTAGACGCTCAAGAACAATTGGAGGTGCCCCTAGGCTGCCAGTTGGTGCATTAAGGGTTGTGAATCAGCGAATGCGAGCATTGAACCTTGAGAGGGAGCTCAAAGGATTTGGTGGGCTGAGAAACTGGCTGGTGTCTCAAGGTCTTGATCGATTCATAAGAATTTTTGAAAGGGAAAAGCTGGGCGTATATCAGTTAGTCAATCTCACAATGAGCAAGCTCAAAGACATGGGAGCTGATGCAGTTGGACCAAGAAGGAAGCTGATTCATGCTCTTGACCGTCTCTGCCAGCCTTACTATTTCAAGGCCTTGTAA